A portion of the Flavobacterium limnophilum genome contains these proteins:
- a CDS encoding glycoside hydrolase family 28 protein, with protein MKKASLVLVLLLSLVFLSFKTDKSNVTIKEVVVEAPFEMPAIKIPDFSNCKKLSIIDFGAIKGNKEKTSAAINKAINKANKMGGGIVVIPEGEWLTAKIHFKSNVNLHLNKGAILLFSEAPKDYLPAVHSTWEGYECMNFSPLIYAYQCKNIAITGEGELKAKMDVWKIWFKRPKGHMESLKRLYYLASYNKTMEERQMVNDSANFRPQFIQFNRCENILMDGVSITNSPFWTIHPFLSKNVILRNLKVYAHGHNNDGVDPEMSQNVLIENCVFDQGDDAIAIKSGCGKGAWLLNTPSKNIVIRNCTVKNGHQLVAIGSELSGGVENVFVDKCTVVDGAKLNHLLFIKTNERRGGYVKNIYMSNVVSGKIDLGILGIETDVLYQWRDLVPTIERRLTLIKNIYLENVKATDVKFISRVLGQKELPVENVFMKNVHADLIQGNIHENILNFENRN; from the coding sequence GAAGTGGTGGTTGAAGCTCCTTTTGAAATGCCGGCCATCAAAATACCGGATTTCAGTAATTGCAAGAAACTGTCCATTATTGATTTTGGTGCCATAAAAGGGAACAAGGAGAAAACGTCAGCGGCCATCAATAAAGCCATCAATAAAGCCAATAAAATGGGTGGCGGAATAGTTGTCATTCCCGAGGGAGAATGGTTAACAGCCAAAATTCATTTCAAAAGCAATGTCAATCTGCATTTGAATAAAGGGGCAATCCTGCTTTTTTCCGAAGCCCCAAAGGATTATTTGCCGGCTGTTCACAGCACTTGGGAAGGATATGAATGCATGAATTTTTCCCCGCTGATTTATGCATACCAATGCAAAAATATCGCCATCACGGGAGAAGGAGAATTAAAAGCCAAAATGGATGTTTGGAAAATATGGTTCAAACGTCCAAAAGGCCACATGGAAAGCCTGAAAAGATTATACTATTTGGCTTCTTACAACAAAACAATGGAAGAGCGACAAATGGTCAATGACAGCGCCAATTTCCGTCCTCAATTCATCCAGTTCAATCGTTGCGAAAACATTTTGATGGATGGAGTTTCCATAACCAACAGCCCTTTTTGGACGATTCATCCTTTTCTTTCCAAGAACGTTATTCTTCGAAACCTGAAAGTTTACGCACACGGCCATAACAACGACGGTGTGGATCCAGAAATGAGTCAAAACGTGTTGATTGAAAATTGTGTTTTTGATCAAGGTGACGATGCCATTGCAATTAAATCGGGTTGCGGTAAAGGTGCTTGGTTATTGAATACACCGTCTAAAAACATTGTCATCCGAAACTGTACCGTCAAAAATGGGCATCAATTGGTAGCCATCGGAAGTGAATTATCGGGTGGTGTCGAAAATGTTTTTGTCGATAAATGCACGGTCGTGGACGGTGCCAAATTGAACCATTTGCTGTTCATAAAAACCAACGAGCGCAGGGGAGGATACGTGAAAAATATTTACATGAGCAATGTTGTTTCTGGAAAAATCGACCTAGGAATCCTGGGGATTGAAACAGATGTCTTGTACCAATGGCGGGATTTGGTTCCAACTATTGAACGAAGACTTACCCTGATTAAAAATATTTATCTCGAAAACGTAAAAGCTACCGACGTGAAATTCATTTCGAGAGTATTGGGTCAAAAAGAACTGCCCGTGGAAAATGTATTTATGAAGAATGTTCACGCCGATTTGATTCAAGGAAACATACACGAAAATATCTTGAATTTTGAGAATCGGAATTAA
- a CDS encoding lactate utilization protein B translates to MSSNKIMQHSEAAAIFNKDEKRVDWHDETLWFVREKRDKAAHQIPDWELLRETASQIKNNVLSNINDYLVEFEANALKNGIIVHWAADGAEHNKIVHSIMEKHGVKQMVKSKSMLTEECHLNEYLAEKGIDVIDSDLGERIVQLRQEPPSHIVLPAIHLKKQDVSETFHEHLGTEKGNNDPQYLTEAARMHLRDTFLTRKVALTGVNFAIAETGEIVVCTNEGNADMGVHLADVHIACMGFEKIIPQRKHLGVFLRLLARSATGQPITTFSSHFKKPRDGKEMHIVIVDNGRTTQLGRPDFRNSLKCIRCGACMNTCPVYRRSGGHSYHTAVAGPIGSILAPNLDMSKNADLPFASTLCGSCTNVCPVKIDIHDQLYKWRQVLVKQGYTPTAKTMAMKGMSAVLSNPMVFDLAGKMGRFVIKNAPFIVNNSLNAWYKQREMPAPPEESFREWYKKNGKEFKGKDNE, encoded by the coding sequence ATGTCTTCAAATAAAATTATGCAACACAGTGAAGCCGCTGCCATTTTTAACAAAGATGAAAAAAGGGTAGATTGGCACGACGAAACCCTATGGTTTGTTCGTGAAAAGAGGGATAAAGCCGCACATCAAATTCCGGATTGGGAATTGCTTCGCGAAACTGCTTCGCAAATCAAAAACAATGTGCTTTCGAATATCAATGATTATTTGGTTGAATTTGAAGCCAATGCTTTGAAAAACGGTATCATTGTGCATTGGGCTGCGGATGGAGCCGAGCACAATAAAATTGTTCATTCCATAATGGAAAAACACGGCGTGAAGCAGATGGTCAAGTCCAAATCGATGCTTACCGAAGAATGTCACCTGAACGAATATTTGGCCGAAAAAGGAATAGACGTCATCGATTCCGATTTGGGAGAACGCATCGTCCAACTTCGACAAGAACCGCCTAGCCATATCGTTTTGCCTGCCATTCACCTTAAAAAGCAGGATGTAAGCGAAACTTTTCACGAACATCTGGGCACCGAAAAAGGAAACAACGACCCACAATATTTAACCGAAGCTGCAAGAATGCACCTCAGGGACACTTTCCTTACCAGAAAAGTGGCCTTGACGGGAGTCAATTTTGCCATTGCCGAAACGGGAGAAATCGTGGTTTGCACCAATGAAGGAAATGCCGATATGGGCGTTCACCTTGCCGACGTGCATATTGCCTGCATGGGTTTCGAAAAAATAATTCCACAACGCAAACACTTGGGCGTTTTCTTGAGATTGTTGGCCAGAAGTGCCACGGGACAACCGATTACCACTTTTTCGAGCCATTTCAAAAAACCAAGAGACGGAAAAGAAATGCACATTGTTATTGTTGACAATGGCAGAACCACACAATTGGGAAGACCCGATTTCAGGAATTCCTTGAAATGTATCCGTTGTGGGGCTTGCATGAATACCTGTCCGGTTTACAGAAGAAGTGGCGGACACAGTTACCATACCGCGGTTGCGGGACCGATCGGTTCCATATTGGCACCAAATCTCGACATGAGCAAGAATGCCGATTTGCCTTTTGCCAGTACGCTTTGCGGTTCTTGCACGAATGTTTGTCCCGTGAAAATCGACATTCACGACCAATTGTACAAATGGCGTCAAGTGTTGGTGAAACAAGGCTATACGCCAACTGCAAAAACCATGGCAATGAAAGGAATGTCGGCTGTTTTGTCCAATCCAATGGTGTTTGATTTGGCTGGAAAAATGGGAAGGTTCGTGATTAAAAACGCGCCTTTTATAGTGAACAACAGCTTGAATGCTTGGTACAAACAAAGAGAAATGCCGGCGCCACCAGAAGAATCCTTCAGGGAATGGTACAAGAAAAACGGAAAAGAATTTAAAGGAAAAGATAATGAGTAG
- a CDS encoding LutC/YkgG family protein translates to MSSRASILEKVKQNQPSTVSELPNLTFLGLDTFDILEKYKTVLKGIGGDFVEVKDYDAIIDFVKKNYATDKRMITTVPELSEIATMDWFNDDPHSLEDVELTLVKAHFGVAENSALWVTDDILGQRVSTFIPQYLAIIVNKEDIVATMHQAYERIGDQEYGFGTFIAGPSKTADIEQSLVLGAHGARGLTVFLME, encoded by the coding sequence ATGAGTAGCAGAGCCAGTATTTTAGAAAAAGTAAAACAAAACCAACCTTCAACGGTTAGTGAATTACCCAATCTGACTTTTTTGGGGTTGGACACTTTTGACATTCTCGAAAAGTACAAAACCGTTCTGAAAGGTATTGGAGGCGATTTTGTGGAAGTAAAAGATTACGATGCCATAATTGACTTTGTCAAGAAAAATTATGCCACTGATAAACGAATGATAACGACTGTTCCTGAACTTTCAGAAATTGCGACAATGGATTGGTTCAATGATGATCCCCATTCTTTGGAAGATGTAGAATTGACTTTGGTCAAAGCCCATTTTGGCGTTGCCGAAAATTCGGCTCTTTGGGTAACAGACGATATTTTGGGACAAAGAGTTTCGACTTTTATTCCACAATATTTGGCCATAATCGTCAATAAAGAAGACATCGTGGCCACGATGCATCAAGCTTATGAGCGAATCGGAGATCAAGAATATGGTTTTGGGACTTTCATTGCCGGACCATCCAAAACTGCCGATATTGAACAATCATTGGTGTTGGGCGCTCACGGTGCCAGAGGATTGACAGTGTTTTTGATGGAGTAG
- a CDS encoding prolyl oligopeptidase family serine peptidase: protein MKNSSLKLALILSLGFTSLTFSQNKEIPLWDKIPGAIEAPDYKQEPRLDAQGNITGIRKVTEPTLKIFLADNKISKNAAVIICPGGAYALLSHEKEGDKVAEWFKSIGISAFVLKYRLPSDVIMKDKTVGPLQDAQEAIRTLRRRAEEWNLDPAKIGVIGFSAGGHLASTLSTHYNDKVYESKDNISARPDFSILIYPVISMEDAITHKGSKENLLGKNVSSEMIGNYSNEKQVTAETPKTFLVHATDDKAVPVENSINYYLALKQHQVPVEMHIYENGGHGFGLGVQGTNKNWPKACEKWLASNGFIPKPEGYVFTYFKGNGEDGLHLAYSEDGYKWETLKKDASFLTPEVGKDKLMRDPCVIKGGDGLYHMVWTDSWTDNGIGYASSKDLIHWSKQEFLPVMAHEEKSRNTWAPEITYDENSKTYMIYWASTIEGKFLETQSTEEKGYNHRIYYTTTKDFKKFKKTKLLYEPGFNVIDASIVKDEKGYTMFLKDETKVPVQKNLKIATSKNLEGPYTKASEPITGKYWAEGPTATQIDGKWVVYFDKYTQKKYGAVKQTAKGWEDISEQVSFPQGTRHGTVIKVSADVIAALKKE, encoded by the coding sequence ATGAAAAATAGCAGTTTAAAATTAGCATTGATTTTAAGTTTGGGATTTACTTCCTTGACTTTTTCGCAAAACAAGGAAATCCCTTTATGGGACAAAATACCAGGAGCCATTGAAGCACCAGATTACAAACAGGAACCTAGATTGGATGCCCAAGGAAACATAACCGGAATCCGAAAAGTTACGGAACCTACTTTGAAAATTTTCTTGGCAGACAACAAAATCTCCAAAAATGCAGCAGTAATTATTTGCCCCGGAGGAGCCTATGCGCTTTTGTCGCACGAAAAAGAAGGTGATAAAGTCGCCGAATGGTTCAAATCTATCGGAATTTCGGCTTTTGTACTTAAATACAGATTGCCGAGTGATGTCATCATGAAAGACAAAACCGTTGGGCCGCTTCAAGATGCACAAGAAGCCATAAGAACGTTGCGAAGACGTGCTGAAGAATGGAACCTTGATCCAGCAAAAATTGGCGTTATAGGCTTTTCCGCTGGAGGACATTTAGCATCGACATTGTCAACGCATTACAACGACAAAGTGTATGAATCCAAAGACAATATTAGTGCTCGTCCAGATTTTTCGATCTTGATTTATCCAGTAATTTCAATGGAAGACGCCATTACACACAAAGGTTCCAAGGAGAATCTTTTGGGTAAAAATGTCAGCAGTGAAATGATCGGCAACTACTCGAACGAAAAACAAGTTACAGCCGAAACGCCTAAAACATTTTTGGTTCACGCCACAGATGACAAAGCCGTTCCAGTTGAAAACAGCATCAACTACTATTTGGCATTGAAACAACACCAAGTTCCGGTCGAAATGCATATTTATGAAAATGGCGGACACGGTTTTGGTTTAGGAGTTCAAGGAACGAATAAAAATTGGCCAAAAGCCTGCGAAAAATGGTTGGCTTCCAATGGTTTTATTCCAAAACCGGAAGGATATGTTTTTACATATTTCAAGGGTAATGGCGAAGATGGCCTGCATTTGGCCTACAGCGAAGACGGATATAAATGGGAAACTTTAAAAAAAGATGCCTCTTTTTTGACTCCAGAAGTTGGCAAAGACAAATTAATGCGTGATCCTTGCGTCATCAAAGGCGGAGATGGTTTGTATCACATGGTTTGGACGGATAGCTGGACAGACAACGGCATTGGTTATGCTTCTTCCAAAGACCTAATCCATTGGTCTAAACAAGAATTTTTGCCCGTGATGGCACACGAAGAAAAATCAAGAAACACTTGGGCTCCAGAAATCACTTATGACGAAAATTCAAAAACCTACATGATTTATTGGGCATCCACCATTGAAGGGAAATTTTTGGAAACACAATCTACTGAAGAAAAAGGATACAATCACCGAATTTATTACACCACAACCAAAGATTTCAAGAAATTCAAAAAAACCAAATTACTTTACGAACCCGGTTTCAATGTCATCGACGCTTCCATCGTAAAAGATGAAAAAGGATACACCATGTTCTTGAAGGATGAAACAAAAGTACCGGTCCAGAAAAATTTAAAAATAGCCACCAGCAAAAATCTCGAAGGCCCTTACACTAAAGCAAGTGAACCAATCACTGGCAAATATTGGGCAGAAGGCCCAACGGCAACCCAAATCGATGGCAAATGGGTGGTCTATTTTGACAAATATACCCAGAAAAAATATGGCGCCGTAAAACAAACTGCCAAAGGCTGGGAAGACATTTCGGAGCAAGTCAGTTTTCCCCAAGGAACACGTCATGGCACCGTGATCAAGGTTTCGGCTGATGTTATTGCTGCTTTGAAAAAAGAGTAA
- a CDS encoding glycoside hydrolase family 2 protein: MKKALLFFALLLINTALFSQEFKREKYNFNADWKLKTGDFANAESPVFDDADWRKVTLPHAYNQEEAFEKDIDHHSTGIVWYRKKFKLPKGIKDKKIFLEFEGIRQGGVIYVNGQKVGLHENGVMAFGFDVSNIVKPFPQENTVALRIDNDWKYREMSTNSTYQWNNMNFNANYGGIPKNVYLHITDKLYQTLPLYSNLKTSGVYVYASNIDIKAESATINAETEVRNEYGVAKTVEYNVVVEDIDGKKIASFSGKKTTIQPNETKIIKANNLVNNLHFWSWGYGYLYTVKTILKVDGKIIDEVSTKTGFRKTEFKNGEIWLNDRVIQVKGYAQRTSNEWPAIGMSVPAWLSDFSNKLIVEGNGNLVRWMHVTPWKQDVESCDRVGLMQAMPAGDAEKDAKGEQWIQRVNLMRDAIIYNRNNPSIIFYESGNESISEEHMLEMKTIRNTFDPFGGRAIGSREMLDSKEAEYGGEMLYINKSAQKPLWATEYSRDEGLRKYWDEFSPPFHKEGAGPLYRDQPAEDYNHNQDRHAIEDVVRWYDYFRERPGTGKRVNSGGVNIIFSDSNTHHRGESNYRTSGEVDAMRIPKDGFFAHQVMWDGWVDIEKHRTHIMGHWNYADAVVKNIYVVSTATKVELFVNGISQGFGKQSHQFLFTFDNIAYKSGTIKAIGYDEKGTVLSEDSKKTVEAPAQIKLKLNTQPKGFLADGADVAFIDVEVLDKNGDRCPISNDLISFSVDGSATWLGGIAQGPNNYILSKNIPVENGINRVMLQSLTQAGKIYISATAKGLQSAELTFESQAIKVDNGLSKLLPGTNLAPNLERGPTPKTSSYAIKRSPVAIINASSPSNNADTFKSYDDNELTEWKNDGKTNTASITYTLSKPSIVNECVIKLTGWRSKSYPIRILADGKEVYKGYTVQSLGYITIPLEPVLAQNIKIELIGSNTEKDGFSKIVEVEATKDLDLFKDKTAVDAKGQLRIVEIEFYKKQNEK; encoded by the coding sequence ATGAAAAAAGCACTATTGTTCTTTGCTTTACTACTCATCAATACCGCTTTATTTTCACAAGAATTCAAGAGGGAAAAATACAATTTCAACGCCGATTGGAAACTAAAAACAGGAGATTTCGCAAATGCGGAATCTCCTGTTTTCGATGATGCCGATTGGAGAAAAGTAACCCTTCCGCACGCCTACAATCAGGAAGAAGCTTTCGAAAAAGACATCGACCACCACAGCACGGGCATCGTTTGGTATCGAAAAAAATTCAAGCTCCCCAAAGGAATCAAGGACAAGAAAATTTTCCTGGAATTTGAAGGCATTCGCCAAGGCGGCGTGATTTATGTCAACGGACAAAAAGTGGGATTGCACGAAAATGGTGTGATGGCTTTTGGCTTTGACGTTTCCAACATCGTCAAACCTTTTCCACAAGAAAACACGGTGGCACTTCGAATTGACAACGACTGGAAATACCGAGAAATGTCCACAAACTCGACCTACCAGTGGAACAACATGAATTTCAATGCCAATTATGGCGGCATTCCCAAAAATGTTTATCTGCACATCACCGACAAATTATACCAAACCCTCCCACTCTATTCCAATCTAAAAACCTCGGGAGTTTACGTCTATGCTTCCAATATTGACATCAAAGCAGAAAGTGCCACCATCAATGCCGAAACAGAAGTTCGCAATGAATATGGAGTTGCCAAAACTGTGGAATACAATGTAGTTGTCGAAGATATTGACGGAAAAAAAATTGCTTCTTTCTCTGGTAAAAAAACTACAATTCAACCCAACGAAACCAAAATCATAAAAGCCAATAATTTGGTCAACAACTTGCATTTCTGGAGTTGGGGTTACGGTTATTTATATACCGTGAAAACCATTTTGAAAGTGGATGGAAAAATCATTGACGAAGTTTCGACCAAAACCGGTTTCCGAAAAACGGAGTTCAAAAACGGAGAAATTTGGCTCAACGACAGAGTGATTCAAGTAAAAGGCTATGCACAAAGAACCAGCAACGAATGGCCGGCCATCGGAATGTCGGTTCCTGCTTGGCTGAGCGATTTCAGCAATAAATTAATTGTCGAAGGCAACGGAAATTTGGTGCGTTGGATGCACGTCACCCCTTGGAAACAAGACGTAGAATCCTGCGACCGAGTCGGGCTGATGCAAGCAATGCCCGCCGGTGACGCCGAAAAAGATGCCAAAGGCGAACAATGGATTCAGCGTGTCAATCTGATGCGCGATGCCATCATTTACAACCGTAACAATCCGAGTATTATTTTTTACGAAAGCGGCAATGAATCCATCAGTGAGGAACACATGCTCGAAATGAAAACCATCCGAAACACCTTCGACCCTTTTGGCGGACGTGCCATCGGTTCACGTGAAATGCTCGACAGCAAAGAAGCGGAATATGGTGGAGAAATGCTTTATATCAACAAAAGCGCGCAAAAACCATTGTGGGCTACCGAATATTCAAGAGATGAAGGCTTGCGCAAATACTGGGACGAATTCTCCCCACCTTTTCACAAAGAAGGTGCAGGACCTTTGTATCGCGACCAGCCTGCAGAAGATTACAATCACAATCAAGACCGCCACGCCATAGAAGATGTTGTACGTTGGTACGATTATTTCAGGGAAAGACCCGGCACTGGAAAAAGAGTCAATTCAGGAGGTGTAAACATTATTTTTTCGGATTCCAATACGCATCACAGAGGTGAATCAAATTACAGAACCAGTGGCGAAGTAGATGCGATGCGCATTCCGAAAGACGGTTTTTTTGCACACCAAGTAATGTGGGACGGCTGGGTCGATATCGAAAAACACCGCACGCACATTATGGGTCATTGGAACTATGCCGATGCCGTCGTGAAAAACATTTATGTAGTTTCGACAGCTACCAAAGTGGAACTTTTTGTGAATGGCATTTCGCAAGGTTTTGGAAAACAAAGCCATCAATTTCTGTTTACTTTTGACAATATCGCCTATAAATCGGGAACAATCAAAGCCATTGGCTATGATGAAAAAGGAACTGTTCTAAGCGAAGATTCCAAAAAAACAGTTGAAGCTCCGGCTCAAATCAAACTAAAACTGAATACCCAACCCAAAGGATTCTTGGCCGATGGAGCCGATGTTGCCTTCATAGATGTTGAAGTGTTGGACAAAAACGGAGACCGTTGTCCTATCAGCAACGACCTGATTTCGTTTAGCGTTGATGGCTCGGCAACTTGGTTGGGAGGCATTGCACAAGGCCCGAATAATTATATTCTTTCCAAAAACATTCCTGTCGAAAATGGGATTAATCGAGTGATGCTTCAATCATTAACACAAGCTGGAAAAATATACATTTCGGCAACGGCCAAAGGATTGCAATCAGCGGAATTAACTTTTGAAAGCCAAGCCATCAAAGTGGATAATGGACTTTCGAAACTATTGCCGGGAACAAATTTGGCTCCCAATTTAGAAAGAGGTCCAACGCCAAAAACATCTTCTTATGCAATCAAAAGAAGTCCTGTTGCAATTATAAATGCCAGTTCGCCATCGAATAATGCAGATACTTTCAAAAGTTATGACGACAACGAATTGACCGAATGGAAAAATGACGGCAAAACCAACACGGCTTCCATCACTTATACCCTTTCGAAACCATCAATAGTAAATGAATGTGTAATAAAATTAACCGGATGGCGGTCTAAAAGCTATCCAATTCGTATTTTAGCAGACGGAAAAGAAGTGTATAAAGGATATACGGTTCAAAGTTTAGGCTACATCACCATTCCATTGGAACCCGTTCTCGCCCAAAACATCAAAATAGAATTGATTGGATCCAATACCGAAAAAGACGGTTTCAGCAAAATTGTTGAAGTAGAAGCCACCAAAGATTTAGACTTATTTAAAGACAAAACAGCAGTAGATGCCAAAGGTCAATTACGCATCGTGGAAATAGAATTTTATAAAAAACAAAATGAAAAATAG
- a CDS encoding glycoside hydrolase family 88/105 protein: MRKLLLFFAICFLYTSSSSAQEPFDKKLVLKQMMLANDYFMQKWPEVGKTIVTNKERPSNIWTRGVYYEGLMALYEIYPKETYYNYAYDWSEFHKWGFRNGSANRNADDYCAAQTYIDLYNLEPDSKKLKSTRATMNMLLNTPQLDDWSWIDAIQMGMPVFAKMGVLEKDNRYFEKMYQMYMYSRDKHGDHGLYNPKDGLWWRDADFDPPYKEPNGEDCYWSRGNGWVIAALAKVLTIIPENAPHREQYVKDLKAMSEALVKVQRADGFWNVSLHDPTNFGEKETSGTALFVYGMAYGVNSGILKKETYLPVIQKAWNAMIKESLHENGFLGFLQSTGKEPKDGQPLSYDKIPDFEDYGLGCFLLAGSEIYKMK; the protein is encoded by the coding sequence ATGAGAAAATTACTTTTATTTTTCGCTATATGCTTTTTATACACAAGCAGTTCAAGCGCTCAGGAACCTTTTGACAAAAAATTAGTGCTAAAACAAATGATGCTTGCCAACGATTATTTCATGCAAAAATGGCCGGAAGTGGGCAAAACCATCGTGACCAACAAGGAACGTCCCAGCAATATTTGGACGCGCGGTGTGTATTATGAAGGACTGATGGCATTGTATGAAATATACCCTAAAGAAACCTATTACAACTATGCTTATGATTGGTCTGAATTTCACAAATGGGGATTCAGGAACGGAAGTGCAAACCGCAATGCCGACGATTATTGCGCTGCACAAACCTATATCGATTTGTACAATTTGGAACCAGATTCCAAAAAATTGAAAAGCACAAGAGCTACCATGAACATGTTGTTGAATACGCCTCAACTCGACGATTGGTCTTGGATTGACGCCATCCAGATGGGGATGCCGGTTTTTGCAAAAATGGGCGTACTCGAAAAAGACAATCGCTATTTCGAAAAAATGTACCAAATGTACATGTATTCAAGAGACAAACACGGCGACCACGGACTGTACAATCCAAAAGACGGCCTGTGGTGGCGTGATGCCGATTTCGATCCACCGTACAAAGAACCAAACGGCGAAGATTGCTATTGGAGTCGCGGCAATGGCTGGGTAATTGCGGCTTTGGCCAAAGTCTTGACCATAATTCCAGAAAACGCACCCCACAGGGAACAATACGTGAAAGATTTGAAAGCAATGTCGGAAGCATTGGTCAAAGTACAACGCGCCGATGGTTTTTGGAATGTAAGTTTGCACGATCCGACAAATTTTGGTGAAAAAGAAACCTCTGGAACTGCACTTTTCGTTTACGGAATGGCTTATGGAGTTAACAGCGGAATTTTGAAAAAAGAAACCTACTTGCCCGTAATCCAAAAAGCATGGAATGCCATGATCAAAGAAAGTTTGCACGAAAACGGATTCTTGGGCTTTCTTCAATCCACGGGTAAAGAACCAAAAGACGGACAACCACTTTCGTATGACAAAATTCCTGATTTCGAAGATTATGGATTGGGCTGTTTCTTGTTGGCAGGTTCCGAAATTTACAAAATGAAATAA